Proteins encoded within one genomic window of Fragaria vesca subsp. vesca linkage group LG1, FraVesHawaii_1.0, whole genome shotgun sequence:
- the LOC101299116 gene encoding UDP-glycosyltransferase 74E1-like, whose translation MKMESREMGTAAALPQAPQSRSTSTSSAHVLVFPYPFQGHICPMVEFSKRLASKGVRVTVVITTISAATVAMKQLLAAESRNKTSFRVEIISDGSEHLQKSENKDEVFNRVATQNLSNLITDIKNKKDLASDSDSSDEDDDDYPLKCVIYHSAMPWVLDVARQHGIDGAPFFTCSAAVTAIFHHFYEGVLKIPSKDSAARSSNTTMLIPSMPGPLGFNDLPSFLCDVDAYSSFLNSTLNMFSNITQVKWIFYNTYEKLEEQVLKWTASLDWPVKTIGPTIPSSFLDKRLEDEKDYSLSLFKPDRVETCMKWLDSKETGSVVYVSFGSLANLTKEQMEELAWGLNNSNYHFLWVIKESEKQKLPTNFFEEISEKGLVVSWCSQLQVLAHKAVGCFVTHCGWNSTLEALSLGVPMVTLPQFADQTTNGKLVADVWKVGVRVKVNEKGFITKEELVMRVKQVMDKEVGVEIRKASQIWKKLAKEAVDEGGSSDRNIEEFAAQLRLLP comes from the exons ATGAAAATGGAGAGCAGGGAAATGGGCACTGCTGCTGCTCTGCCTCAAGCTCCTCAAAGCAGAAGCACTTCTACAAGCAGTGCTCATGTTCTAGTGTTCCCTTATCCATTTCAAGGCCATATCTGCCCCATGGTTGAATTCTCCAAACGCCTAGCTTCAAAGGGTGTCAGGGTCACCGTCGTGATCACAACCATTTCTGCAGCCACCGTGGCCATGAAGCAGTTGCTAGCAGCTGAGTCCAGAAACAAGACCTCTTTCAGGGTTGAGATCATTTCTGATGGCTCCGAACACCTTCAAAAGTCGGAAAATAAAGACGAAGTTTTCAACAGGGTAGCTACGCAAAACTTATCCAACCTTATCACCGACATCAAGAACAAGAAGGATCTTGCCTCGGACAGTGATAGCAGTGATGAAGATGATGATGACTACCCGCTGAAGTGCGTCATTTACCACTCAGCCATGCCATGGGTGCTAGACGTGGCGCGACAACACGGCATAGATGGAGCTCCATTTTTTACTTGTTCAGCTGCGGTTACTGCCATCTTTCATCATTTCTATGAAGGAGTGTTGAAGATTCCTTCAAAAGATTCTGCCGCTAGATCATCTAACACCACAATGCTCATACCTTCCATGCCTGGACCGCTAGGGTTCAATGATCTACCCTCGTTTCTATGTGACGTTGATGCCTACTCAAGTTTTCTTAACTCTACCTTGAACATGTTCTCCAATATCACCCAAGTAAAGTGGATCTTCTACAACACTTACGAGAAGTTGGAGGAACAG GTACTTAAATGGACGGCAAGTCTGGACTGGCCGGTTAAAACAATAGGACCAACAATTCCATCATCGTTTCTGGACAAACGATTGGAGGACGAGAAAGACTACAGTCTGAGCCTGTTCAAGCCTGATCGTGTAGAGACTTGCATGAAGTGGCTAGACTCCAAGGAAACTGGCTCGGTGGTTTACGTATCGTTTGGAAGCTTGGCAAACCTAACGAAGGAGCAAATGGAAGAACTAGCATGGGGTTTGAACAATAGCAACTACCACTTCTTGTGGGTGATCAAAGAGTCAGAAAAGCAAAAGCTTCCGACCAATTTCTTCGAGGAGATATCAGAGAAGGGCCTTGTTGTGAGTTGGTGCTCCCAGCTGCAAGTCTTGGCTCACAAGGCCGTGGGGTGCTTTGTTACTCATTGCGGATGGAATTCGACACTCGAGGCATTGAGCTTGGGAGTGCCGATGGTGACATTGCCGCAGTTTGCTGATCAAACAACGAATGGTAAGTTAGTTGCAGATGTGTGGAAGGTAGGAGTGAGAGTAAAGGTGAATGAGAAAGGGTTTATAACAAAAGAAGAATTAGTAATGCGTGTAAAGCAGGTTATGGACAAGGAGGTAGGGGTGGAGATCAGAAAGGCTTCACAAATTTGGAAGAAGTTGGCTAAGGAGGCTGTGGATGAAGGAGGAAGTTCCGACAGAAACATTGAGGAGTTTGCAGCACAACTTCGATTACTGCCTTGA